One Keratinibaculum paraultunense genomic window carries:
- the pyrB gene encoding aspartate carbamoyltransferase, whose translation MTKLRHLIDPQDFTVEELEELFSLADEIVKNEKKFKNVCDGKILATLFYEPSTRTRFSFEAAMLRLGGQVIGFSEPGSSSVMKGESIPDTVRTVGSYVDIIAMRHPKEGAPRYASYYSPVPLINAGDGGHQHPTQTLTDLFTIRQTKGRFSNMTIGLCGDLKFGRTVHSLIKAMSRYENIKFILISPDELKVPDYIKTEILDRNSIEYLEVERLEEVIQELDILYMTRVQKERFFNEADYIRLKDSYILDKEKLKLAKEDLAILHPLPRVNEISYEVDEDPRAKYFQQVKYGMYVRMALISKLLGVM comes from the coding sequence ATGACAAAGTTACGACATTTGATAGACCCTCAAGATTTTACTGTAGAGGAGTTAGAAGAACTGTTTTCTTTAGCAGATGAAATAGTTAAAAATGAAAAAAAATTTAAAAATGTGTGTGATGGGAAAATTCTTGCCACTCTATTTTATGAACCAAGTACCAGAACTAGATTTAGCTTTGAAGCAGCAATGCTTAGACTTGGAGGGCAGGTAATTGGATTTTCCGAACCAGGTTCTAGCTCTGTAATGAAAGGAGAAAGTATTCCTGACACTGTTCGAACAGTAGGTTCCTATGTGGATATTATAGCTATGAGACATCCAAAGGAAGGAGCTCCAAGATATGCATCTTACTACTCACCAGTTCCTCTCATAAATGCAGGTGATGGGGGACATCAACATCCTACTCAAACTTTAACCGATCTATTCACTATAAGGCAGACAAAGGGACGGTTTTCCAATATGACTATAGGACTATGTGGAGATTTAAAATTTGGTCGTACAGTCCATTCTTTAATAAAAGCTATGTCTAGATATGAGAATATAAAATTCATACTCATATCTCCTGATGAGCTAAAAGTTCCTGACTATATAAAAACAGAGATATTGGATAGAAATTCTATAGAATATTTAGAAGTAGAAAGATTAGAAGAAGTTATACAAGAATTAGATATACTTTACATGACAAGAGTACAAAAAGAAAGATTTTTTAATGAAGCAGATTACATTAGACTTAAAGATAGTTATATTTTGGATAAGGAAAAATTAAAATTAGCAAAAGAAGATTTAGCTATTCTCCATCCATTGCCAAGAGTAAATGAAATAAGTTATGAAGTGGATGAAGATCCAAGAGCAAAATATTTTCAACAGGTAAAATATGGGATGTATGTTAGGATGGCCCTTATTTCAAAATTGTTGGGGGTGATGTAA
- a CDS encoding aspartate carbamoyltransferase regulatory subunit: protein MLYIDSIVRGIVIDHIKPGYGFSIFKYLGLDKADFTVALIMNAPSKKYGRKDLIKIENNIDLDLTMLGFIDPNITVNIIEDEKIVEKINLSLPEKVEGIIKCKNPRCVTSTERNIVHRFVLVDEEKGIYKCEYCDQIYSWEG, encoded by the coding sequence ATGTTGTATATCGATAGTATAGTAAGGGGAATTGTAATAGATCATATAAAACCAGGATACGGATTTAGTATATTTAAATATTTAGGTTTAGACAAAGCAGATTTTACTGTAGCTTTAATAATGAATGCACCTAGTAAAAAGTATGGCAGGAAGGATTTAATTAAAATTGAAAATAATATAGATTTAGACTTAACTATGTTAGGATTTATAGATCCTAATATAACTGTAAACATAATAGAAGATGAAAAGATAGTTGAAAAAATAAACTTATCTTTACCAGAAAAGGTTGAAGGTATAATTAAATGTAAAAATCCAAGATGTGTAACTTCTACAGAAAGGAATATAGTTCATAGATTTGTATTAGTAGATGAGGAAAAAGGCATATACAAATGTGAATATTGCGATCAGATATATTCTTGGGAGGGTTAA
- a CDS encoding dihydroorotase, which yields MEVLIKNCRVIDETKDFVGDIYIKDGKITDFGAKLSYPSPSIDARNLAVMPSFIDMHAHFREPGYTYKEDIYTGSLAALKGGYTLVNLMANTNPICSSLEVVDFVLDKAKKLDLIDIHQSVSITKDFDGKTLQHLEHIDPRIKFISDDGKGVQSNLVMYQAMKIAKEKGLTIIAHEEDEDIVYIDTRLSENLMTLRDIYLSKLTGASLHLAHVSTKESIEWIRKAKKEIANLSCEVTPHHIALYDLDYKVNPPIRKKEDVRAIVAGIKDGTVDVISTDHAPHSKEDKEKGSPGISGLETAFPICYTYLVKKGEISLNRLSQLMSATPGRLMGVNKGKIKVGYDGDIVLLDLDKEFTIDEKDFVSKGKNTPFNGKKVYGKVVATIRKGELKYNGGINIDNR from the coding sequence ATGGAAGTATTAATTAAAAATTGTAGAGTTATAGATGAAACAAAGGATTTTGTTGGAGATATATATATAAAAGATGGGAAGATTACAGATTTTGGAGCGAAGTTATCTTACCCTTCTCCTAGTATAGATGCGAGAAATTTAGCAGTAATGCCTTCCTTTATAGATATGCATGCTCATTTTAGAGAGCCAGGATATACCTATAAGGAAGACATATATACAGGTAGTTTAGCAGCTTTAAAGGGAGGTTATACATTAGTAAATCTAATGGCCAATACAAATCCTATATGTAGTAGTTTAGAAGTAGTAGATTTTGTATTGGATAAAGCAAAAAAATTGGATTTAATAGATATCCATCAAAGTGTTTCTATAACAAAGGATTTTGATGGGAAAACTTTACAACATTTGGAACATATAGATCCTAGAATTAAGTTTATTTCAGATGATGGAAAAGGTGTGCAATCCAATTTGGTCATGTATCAAGCTATGAAAATAGCTAAGGAAAAAGGTTTGACTATTATAGCTCATGAAGAAGATGAGGATATAGTATATATAGATACTAGACTTTCAGAAAATCTAATGACTTTAAGGGATATATATTTATCTAAGCTAACAGGGGCTTCATTGCATTTAGCCCATGTTAGCACCAAGGAATCCATTGAATGGATCAGAAAAGCTAAAAAGGAGATAGCTAATTTAAGCTGCGAGGTAACCCCTCATCATATAGCTTTATATGATTTGGATTATAAGGTTAATCCACCGATAAGGAAAAAAGAAGATGTAAGAGCTATTGTAGCAGGAATAAAAGATGGTACTGTAGATGTTATATCTACAGATCATGCTCCTCATTCAAAGGAGGATAAGGAAAAGGGTTCTCCTGGTATATCTGGATTAGAGACGGCTTTTCCCATATGCTATACTTATTTGGTAAAGAAGGGAGAAATCTCATTAAATAGACTTTCTCAACTTATGTCTGCAACTCCAGGAAGATTGATGGGAGTTAATAAGGGAAAAATCAAAGTGGGTTATGATGGGGATATAGTACTGTTAGATTTAGACAAGGAGTTTACCATAGATGAAAAAGATTTTGTATCCAAAGGTAAAAACACACCTTTTAATGGTAAAAAAGTTTATGGTAAAGTAGTAGCTACTATTAGAAAAGGGGAACTAAAGTATAATGGGGGGATAAATATTGATAATAGATAA